The stretch of DNA tgaccatgataaACAAAAATGTGACTGTCTAGAAGAAGATGTTGGGATGCACGTTTGAGTTttgaattttatacatttaactTTTGATTTTATACTCATAAGTCaaacaaatttattgttttgtaagTTCATTTTTTGACCTATACCTATCTACATGATCAATCAAAAGAGGATTAGTCCTCATAGAGTTTATTCAAAAGAAGTTTGGTCCATACCGGTCAATCAAAACGTATTTAGACCATTGAATAAACCTTCATGGgatcaatatttttctttatcaatATGTCCTCTAACATTTGAAAAAACTTAGCTACCTGAGGTTTATTAAAAGCCTGCGCTCTTGCTGCAGATATGGCTTCGAGTTAACGCAGTGATATATCTGGATTTTTTCTGCGAAATTTTCTTAACCAATCTTTTCCAGCGTCCTTTTTCTGGTTATCAAAATGATGTTCAAACCCATTTTTGACTGCTAAATTATAAGCTAACTCTAATACGTCCCGTCTCGTTAGTTTAAAGAACCTTAACTAGCATTTTTAAATGTTCAACCAACTGTCTTTCTATTTCTATGGGAAAAGTAGGTTTAAACCTGCCTAGTCGTTTTTCgcctgtttttaaatttttatttttttgcaagACATGCCTTCTTAGGGTTGCTTTGATGTACATTGAAAtgatttgataaaataaaggaaTTGCTAAAAAAGATATATATGGTTTGATAGCGTACAAAAATATCTCAGAAAAATTACAGTTCATGACTGGAAAGTAGAAACACAAATAGAGAAGAGTTAAGGAAATGAacaatatgtatatttttaaaatatttaaggattttttgtattttggctCTCGTCCCATTTGGTCTgttaagaattaaaaattaagacaACAATGTATAAAAATTAGGAGAAAAAATTATCTAGAATTTTCTAGAATTTTAGAATTTTCAAGAATATAGGAAACTTATATCTATAAAATGTTGTTAGGTTGCATATCTTGTGGTTAAGAATAAAGACATAAGATATTTTGTTTAacaaattatattacaaaaataaaaaaatatttacaaaataaaaatattaacagacATTCTCAACAACAACACATCATTTAAATATTCTACTTAATATAAACAGACTTTTGAAAGAGGTATTACATATGTTTTCGATGCTTAATCATAGCCTCCATGTCCACCTCCGCCTCCATGTCCTCCTCCGCCTCCATGTCCTCCTCCGCCGCCGTGGCCACCGCCTCCTCCGCCTCCATATCCGCCTCCACCTCCATATCCTCCGCCACCACCGTGGCCTCCTCCGCCACCTCCGCCGAGGTGGTCATGAATTATTCCAACAAATCCACCTCCTCCTCCTCCACCTCCTCCGCCGTGATGATCATGACCACCGCCTCCTCCGTATCCGCCGCCGCCGCCGTAACCACCTCCGCCGCCTCCTCCACCTCCTCCGCCATGATGATCATGACCACCGCCTCCTCCGTATCCACCGCCGCCGCCGTAACCACCTCCTCCGCCGAATCCACCTCCTAAGTCGCTTCCTCCGCCGTGATGATCGTGACCACCACCTCCACCGCCTCCATAACCTCCCCCTCCGCCAAATCCACCGCCGCCGCCATATCCGCTACTGCCGAAATCAATACCGCCTCCATGGTGGTCACCACCTCCTCCATAGCCGCCACCTCCTCCAAATCCGCCGCCGCCGCCGTATCCTGAGGAGCCAAAGTCGCCTCCTCCTCCGTGATGATCGTGGCCACCTCCTCCACCGTAACCACCGCCGCCGCCTCCTCCGAATCCTCCACCACCTCCGTATCCTCCGCCTCCTCCAAATCCTCCACCACCTCCATATCCACCGCCTCCTCCAAAGTCTCCACCTCCGTGGTGATCATCGTGTCCGCCGCCAAATCCACCTCCTCCTCCAAAACCTCCGCCTCCTCCGTATCCACCACCGCCTAGAAcagaaacaaaaaaatgttttatgatattttattctaaaaataattctttttaataaaagttaGTTTTCTTTGAAATACGTGGTTTTTCAAACAGAACAAAGAGACTGAATTTGTTTCTAGAAGAAATCTAGAAGAATTTAATAAGGAATGGAGTttactacaattattttattgaatattaaACTGTACGTCCTATCTCAAAAACACATGTTACTACACTGTTAATAAATGGGATATCACACAGCAAAGTTTCAGGTCAAGTTGTCAATGTAGCCATAAAATATTACATATATAGTTAGCGCTGAGAACTTTTATTGTCCTTCTTGATATgtactaaaagacccatacaaaCTTGTTGATGAATTAAGGTCAAAGATTTATTATAGAAGATGACTTTAATGCGAAACGTGTCTACTGTACTGACGTGACAGTAGACAGCTGACACCTGGTAGTAAGATACGTGGCTTAATTGACTTCTATATAACCTCTTCCTTACAAATAAAGATAACAAAATAAAGATTTGGCTAGTTTTCGATTAGAACTAAAAAGGAATGCTGATCTCTTTGGCTCATTAAAAAAATTCTGAATTGGATAAAGCTGTAGGAAAAATTACTTAGTAAAAGaaactaaaaatattaataattatataaaacaaataagggAGAGAGTCGAAAAAGAAAACTTCGACTGGACTGATATAAAACTAGAATCTCTGAAGATGAAATTATTTTGAACAATGACACATACAGGTTAAACAGAGAAATCAAGCGTATAACAAGAATTTATAGATGAGCATATCGGTGAATTAACTGCTGAGAAAATGACTAATTGAAAGCAACTAAATGTCACAAAAGGGTAATTATGTAAAATCCTTCTAAAATCGCTCAGTAATGATTGATAGAACAGATCatgtagaaaatatatttatattcaattATATTACTCCTAAAGAATtggaaacaaaaattaaaaaaaaataacataaaagcATCTGGCTTCGATCTTATTATTAGTAAGACTTTAAAGCAATTAGCTATGGAAACTATGATAAAATTAAT from Diabrotica undecimpunctata isolate CICGRU chromosome 4, icDiaUnde3, whole genome shotgun sequence encodes:
- the LOC140438114 gene encoding uncharacterized protein, with the protein product MYPKLFAVLILALHVALSTGTFGGGKEHVHIRVHVPSQEVHHKEVIKIHDHGGGGHGGGGHGGGDDDHHGGGGFGGGFGGGFGGGFGGGGGYGGGHGGGGGYGGGGGGGHGGGHGGGHGGGVSHTIIINGGGGADHGGGHHGGGGGGYGGGGGGGYGGGGGYGGGGGHGGGDGHGGGGGYGGGHGGGHGGGGGHQVITLHGGDPLPSGGGGGYGGGGGFGGGGGFGGGHDDHHGGGDFGGGGGYGGGGGFGGGGGYGGGGGFGGGGGGGYGGGGGHDHHGGGGDFGSSGYGGGGGFGGGGGYGGGGDHHGGGIDFGSSGYGGGGGFGGGGGYGGGGGGGHDHHGGGSDLGGGFGGGGGYGGGGGYGGGGGHDHHGGGGGGGGGGGYGGGGGYGGGGGHDHHGGGGGGGGGGFVGIIHDHLGGGGGGGHGGGGGYGGGGGYGGGGGGGHGGGGGHGGGGGHGGGGGHGGYD